Proteins encoded in a region of the Suncus etruscus isolate mSunEtr1 chromosome 1, mSunEtr1.pri.cur, whole genome shotgun sequence genome:
- the HIC1 gene encoding LOW QUALITY PROTEIN: hypermethylated in cancer 1 protein (The sequence of the model RefSeq protein was modified relative to this genomic sequence to represent the inferred CDS: deleted 1 base in 1 codon), protein MLDTMEAPGHSRQLLLQLNSQRTKGFLCDVIIVVQNALFRAHKNVLAASSAYLKSLVVHDNLLNLDHDMVSPAVFRLVLDFIYTGRLADGAEAAAAAAVAPGAEPSLGAVLAAASYLQIPDLVALCKKRLKRHGKYCHLRGGGGGGGGYAPYGRPGRGLRAATPVIQTCYSSPAGPPPPAVAEPPSGPDAAVNTHCAELYAGPSPAAALCAPERRCSPLCGLDLSKKSPPGSVPPERPPGDRELPPRPDSPPSVGPIVYKEPPLALPPLPPLPFQKLEEVVPPPDPFRSGSGSPGPEPPGRPDGPSLLYRWMKHEPGLGSYGDELVRERGSPGERCDERGGDPSSPGGPPLGLGPPPRYPGSLDGPGAGGDGDDYKSSSEETGSSEDPSPPGGHLEGYPCPHLAYGEPESFGDNLYVCIPCGKGFPSSEQLNAHVEAHVEEEEALYGRAEAGDVAAGAAGLGPPFGSSGDKVPGAPGGLGELLRPYRCASCDKSYKDPATLRQHEKTHWLTRPYPCTICGKKFTQRGTMTRHMRSHLGLKPFACDACGMRFTRQYRLTEHMRIHSGEKPYECQVCGGKFAQQRNLISHMKMHAVGGAPAGALAGLGGLPGVPGPDGKGKLDFPEGVFAVARLTAEQLSLKQQDKAAAAELLAQTTHFLHDPKMALESLYPLAKFTAELGLSPDKAAEVLSQGAHLAAGPDGRTIDRFSPT, encoded by the exons ATGCTGGACACGATGGAGGCGCCTGGCCACTCGAGGCAGCTGCTGCTGCAGCTCAACAGCCAGCGCACCAAGGGCTTCTTATGCGACGTGATCATCGTGGTGCAGAACGCCCTCTTCCGCGCGCACAAGAATGTGCTCGCGGCCAGCAGCGCCTACCTCAAGAGTCTGGTGGTGCATGACAACCTGCTCAATCTGGACCATGACATGGTGAGCCCGGCAGTGTTCCGCCTGGTGCTGGACTTCATCTACACCGGTCGTCTGGCTGATGGAGCAGAGGCCGCAGCTGCCGCGGCGGTGGCCCCGGGGGCCGAGCCGAGCTTGGGCGCTGTCCTGGCCGCCGCCAGCTACCTGCAAATTCCGGACCTCGTCGCACTGTGCAAGAAGCGCCTCAAGCGCCACGGCAAGTACTGCCACCTGCGGGgtggcggcggcgggggcggcggctaCGCTCCCTACGGCCGGCCGGGCCGGGGGTTGCGTGCCGCTACACCCGTCATCCAGACCTGCTACTCGTCCCCAGCCGGGCCTCCGCCGCCGGCTGTCGCCGAGCCGCCGTCGGGCCCCGATGCCGCGGTGAACACGCACTGCGCCGAGCTGTATGCTGGCCCGAGCCCCGCCGCTGCCCTCTGCGCCCCGGAGCGACGCTGCTCCCCTCTCTGTGGTCTGGACCTGTCCAAGAAAAGCCCGCCCGGCTCTGTGCCTCCTGAGCGGCCTCCCGGAGACCGAGAACTG CCCCCGCGCCCTGACAGCCCTCCCAGCGTCGGCCCCATTGTCTACAAGGAACCGCCGCTCGCCCTGCCACCCCTGCCGCCGCTGCCCTTCCAGAAGCTGGAAGAGGTCGTGCCGCCTCCCGACCCTTTTCGGAGCGGCAGCGGCAGCCCAGGACCCGAGCCCCCGGGCCGCCCCGACGGGCCCAGCCTCCTGTACCGCTGGATGAAGCACGAGCCGGGACTGGGCAGCTACGGCGATGAGTTGGTGCGGGAGCGCGGGTCCCCTGGGGAGCGCTGCGACGAGCGCGGAGGAGACCCGTCCTCACCTGGGGGGCCGCCGCTGGGCCTGGGGCCTCCGCCACGCTACCCAGGCAGCCTGGACGGGCCTGGTGCCGGGGGCGACGGCGACGACTACAAGAGCAGCAGCGAGGAGACGGGCAGCAGCGAGGACCCCAGTCCGCCCGGCGGCCACCTCGAAGGCTACCCATGCCCACACCTGGCTTACGGCGAGCCCGAGAGCTTCGGGGACAACCTGTACGTGTGCATCCCGTGCGGCAAGGGCTTCCCCAGCTCCGAGCAGCTGAATGCACATGTGGAAGCTCacgtggaggaggaggaggccctgTATGGCCGGGCTGAAGCAGGCGACGTGGCCGCGGGGGCCGCCGGCCTAGGGCCCCCTTTTGGAAGCAGCGGGGACAAGGTCCCTGGGGCTCCTGGTGGCCTGGGCGAGCTGCTGCGGCCCTACCGCTGCGCGTCGTGCGACAAGAGCTACAAGGACCCCGCCACACTGCGGCAGCACGAGAAGACGCACTGGTTGACCCGACCCTACCCGTGCACCATCTGCGGGAAGAAGTTCACGCAGCGCGGGACCATGACACGCCACATGCGCAGCCACCTGGGCCTCAAGCCCTTTGCGTGCGATGCCTGCGGCATGCGCTTCACGCGCCAGTATCGCCTCACTGAGCACATGCGAATCCACTCGGGCGAGAAGCCCTACGAGTGCCAGGTCTGCGGCGGCAAGTTCGCTCAGCAACGCAACCTCATCAGCCACATGAAGATGCATGCCGTGGGTGGCGCACCGGCCGGTGCACTGGCGGGCCTGGGCGGCCTTCCTGGCGTCCCTGGCCCAGACGGCAAGGGCAAGCTCGACTTCCCCGAGGGCGTCTTCGCCGTGGCCCGCCTGACTGCTGAACAGCTGAGCCTGAAGCAGCAGGACAAGGCGGCAGCCGCCGAGCTGCTGGCACAGACCACGCACTTCCTGCACGACCCCAAGATGGCGCTAGAGAGCCTCTACCCGCTGGCCAAGTTCACCGCGGAGTTGGGCCTCAGCCCGGACAAGGCGGCCGAGGTGCTGAGCCAGGGAGCTCACCTGGCGGCCGGACCCGACGGCCGGACCATCGACCGTTTCTCTCCCACCTAG